In Candidatus Promineifilum breve, one genomic interval encodes:
- the phnE gene encoding phosphonate ABC transporter, permease protein PhnE, translating to MNPWLPALLSLIVPGSGQFILRQRTRGVVLLLTVAALLGLILWTRAYALLAPLVLLVLWNARDAYQIAHGKEPRWGTALLLIGIILYGAATLVTEVRPARLITGLPSVQPYLRSLLNPELFEYPTEDFAGVAPIMVPCVDPLPEPNRAASTNPTLSLSVPCAEVGDVIQVTGDGFEPGQAGQVQWVDPLGTPLRATLDGQLVLFEADADGRIQATLRVPQAVPLTSQPGPGETLTHAVRAVQSIPSGRLQPTETLALVWEKIGETIALAFLATVMGVVFAVPVSFLAARNLMGGNKVTRAIYNVVRALLNIIRSIETLMWAIIFVVWVGLGPFAGTLALWFHTVAALAKLYSESIESIDPGPIEAVRATGAGWAQMVVYAVLPQILPTFTSFTLYRFDINVRLSTVIGLVSDAGLGFLVIQWVRLNRFSSMATAIIAIIIVVAVLDYVSGWLRERIIQGRPIIATRNPVLRSAIRLLLVAGFVAAFVWSWRVARIEPIELIRGAPQGLALAREFAVPDLFTRPTEARAISAPLVVPCGVAEPGAPSDPAITLSAPCGDPGDPLVITGSRLPPNITVSIRWVLPDGGFLRVRSNCCDTDDAGNVRLETTINPIVAITETQPLPARVEITYEEITGPWQLSDTVRTVVRLSIVTLLMALMATTIGAIFAIPLSFLAARNIMGNTPLGRTVYYALRTTFNITRSVEPLILVLIAATWVGAGPFAGVLALALNNIPNLGKLFSESIEEIDPGPVEAITATGATRLQSLVYAITPQLVPPFLAFIIYQWDINIRMSTVIGFVGGGGIGQQFRIWVSLNQYGAAGTAIWAIVIMVWTMDYLSAKARERLV from the coding sequence ATGAATCCCTGGCTGCCGGCTCTCCTGTCGCTCATCGTACCCGGAAGCGGGCAGTTCATCCTGAGACAGCGGACGCGCGGCGTGGTGCTGCTGCTGACCGTCGCCGCCCTGCTGGGCCTCATCCTCTGGACGCGGGCCTATGCCCTGCTGGCCCCGCTCGTCTTGCTGGTGCTCTGGAACGCCCGCGACGCCTACCAGATCGCCCACGGCAAGGAACCGCGCTGGGGGACGGCCCTGCTGCTCATCGGCATCATCCTCTATGGCGCGGCGACGCTCGTCACCGAGGTGCGCCCGGCGCGGCTGATCACCGGCCTGCCCAGCGTCCAGCCCTATTTGCGCTCACTGCTCAACCCGGAGCTGTTTGAATACCCCACCGAGGATTTTGCCGGTGTCGCGCCGATCATGGTTCCCTGTGTCGATCCGCTGCCGGAGCCGAACCGCGCCGCCAGCACCAACCCCACCCTCAGCCTGAGCGTCCCCTGCGCCGAAGTGGGCGACGTGATCCAGGTGACGGGCGACGGGTTCGAGCCGGGCCAGGCGGGGCAGGTGCAGTGGGTCGATCCGCTGGGCACGCCGCTGCGGGCCACGCTCGACGGCCAACTGGTGCTCTTCGAGGCCGACGCCGACGGCCGCATCCAGGCCACGTTGCGCGTGCCTCAGGCCGTGCCCCTCACGTCGCAGCCCGGCCCCGGCGAAACGCTGACCCATGCCGTGCGCGCCGTGCAGAGTATCCCCAGCGGCCGCCTGCAACCGACGGAAACGCTGGCCCTCGTCTGGGAGAAGATCGGCGAGACCATCGCCCTGGCCTTCCTGGCGACGGTCATGGGCGTCGTCTTCGCCGTGCCGGTCAGTTTCCTGGCGGCGCGCAACCTGATGGGCGGCAACAAAGTCACCCGCGCCATCTACAACGTCGTGCGCGCGCTGCTCAACATCATCCGCTCCATCGAAACCCTGATGTGGGCCATCATCTTCGTCGTCTGGGTGGGGCTGGGGCCGTTTGCCGGGACGCTGGCCCTGTGGTTCCACACCGTGGCCGCGCTGGCCAAGCTCTACTCGGAGTCGATTGAAAGCATCGATCCCGGTCCCATCGAGGCCGTGCGGGCCACCGGGGCCGGTTGGGCGCAGATGGTGGTCTACGCCGTTTTGCCGCAAATCCTGCCCACGTTCACGTCGTTCACCCTCTACCGCTTCGACATCAACGTGCGCCTCTCGACGGTCATCGGCCTGGTCAGCGACGCCGGGCTGGGCTTCCTGGTCATCCAGTGGGTGCGGCTCAATCGCTTCTCGTCGATGGCGACGGCCATCATCGCCATCATTATCGTCGTCGCCGTGCTGGACTACGTCTCCGGCTGGCTGCGCGAGCGCATCATCCAGGGCCGGCCGATTATCGCCACCCGCAATCCGGTCCTGCGCTCGGCCATTCGCCTGCTGCTGGTGGCCGGTTTCGTGGCCGCGTTTGTCTGGTCGTGGCGCGTGGCCCGCATCGAGCCGATTGAGTTGATTCGCGGCGCGCCCCAGGGGTTGGCCCTGGCCCGCGAGTTCGCCGTGCCCGATCTGTTCACCCGGCCGACCGAGGCCCGCGCCATCAGTGCCCCGCTGGTCGTGCCCTGCGGCGTGGCCGAGCCGGGCGCGCCGTCCGACCCGGCCATCACCCTCTCGGCCCCCTGCGGCGACCCCGGCGATCCGCTGGTCATCACCGGCTCCCGTCTGCCGCCCAATATCACCGTCTCCATTCGCTGGGTCTTGCCCGACGGCGGCTTCCTGCGTGTGCGCTCCAACTGTTGCGACACCGACGACGCCGGCAACGTGCGCCTGGAGACGACCATCAACCCCATCGTCGCCATCACCGAAACCCAACCCTTACCGGCGCGGGTGGAGATCACCTACGAAGAGATCACCGGGCCGTGGCAACTGAGCGACACAGTGCGGACGGTCGTGAGATTATCGATTGTCACGCTACTCATGGCCCTCATGGCGACGACCATCGGGGCTATCTTCGCCATCCCGCTCAGCTTCCTGGCCGCCCGCAACATCATGGGCAACACGCCGTTGGGGCGGACGGTCTATTACGCGCTACGTACGACGTTCAACATCACGCGCTCGGTTGAGCCGCTCATTCTCGTCCTCATCGCCGCTACCTGGGTGGGCGCGGGGCCGTTTGCCGGGGTGCTGGCCCTGGCGCTGAACAATATCCCCAATCTGGGCAAGCTCTTCTCCGAGTCCATCGAGGAGATCGACCCCGGCCCGGTGGAAGCTATCACGGCCACGGGGGCCACGCGGCTGCAATCGCTGGTCTACGCCATCACGCCGCAACTCGTGCCGCCCTTCCTGGCCTTCATCATCTACCAGTGGGACATCAACATCCGCATGTCCACAGTGATTGGCTTTGTCGGCGGCGGCGGCATCGGCCAGCAGTTCCGCATCTGGGTCAGCCTGAACCAGTACGGGGCGGCGGGCACGGCCATCTGGGCCATCGTCATCATGGTCTGGACGATGGACTACCTGAGCGCCAAGGCCCGCGAACGGCTGGTTTAA
- the phnC gene encoding phosphonate ABC transporter ATP-binding protein produces MLQIQNLTKVFPDGTVALKDVSFEVQDGEFLAIIGLSGSGKSTLLRCVNRLIEPTSGAVIWNGRNITTANSAELRLIRRQIGMIFQHFNLVKRSSVMTNVLTGRLGYVQPFGSLFGRFSATERRRAVAALERVGIADKADNRADQLSGGQQQRVGIARALMQEPQLLLADEPVASLDPVLSHSILRYLELLNQQDHITVLCSLHFLDLVHRYATRVVGLKAGELVFDGLPSELTPAKFKEVYGEEAEMVSATTPAA; encoded by the coding sequence GTGCTGCAAATTCAAAACCTGACCAAAGTTTTCCCCGACGGGACCGTCGCCCTCAAGGACGTCAGCTTCGAGGTACAGGACGGCGAGTTCCTGGCGATCATCGGCCTGTCCGGCTCCGGCAAATCGACCCTGTTGCGCTGCGTCAACCGGCTGATCGAACCCACTTCCGGCGCGGTCATCTGGAACGGCCGAAACATCACCACCGCCAACAGCGCCGAACTGCGCCTTATCCGCCGCCAGATCGGCATGATTTTCCAGCATTTCAATCTGGTCAAGCGCAGTAGCGTGATGACCAACGTGCTGACCGGGCGGTTGGGCTACGTGCAGCCCTTCGGTAGCCTGTTCGGCCGCTTCTCGGCCACGGAGCGCCGGCGGGCCGTGGCCGCCCTGGAGCGCGTGGGCATCGCCGACAAGGCCGATAACCGCGCCGACCAACTCTCCGGCGGCCAGCAGCAGCGCGTCGGCATCGCCCGCGCCCTGATGCAGGAGCCGCAACTCCTGCTGGCCGACGAGCCAGTCGCCAGCCTCGACCCCGTCCTGTCCCACTCCATCCTGCGCTATCTGGAACTGCTCAACCAGCAAGACCACATCACCGTCCTCTGTAGCCTCCATTTTCTCGACCTCGTCCACCGCTACGCCACGCGCGTCGTGGGTCTGAAAGCGGGCGAACTCGTCTTTGATGGCCTGCCGTCGGAATTGACGCCGGCGAAATTCAAAGAGGTCTACGGCGAAGAGGCGGAGATGGTCTCGGCCACGACACCGGCCGCCTGA
- a CDS encoding phosphate/phosphite/phosphonate ABC transporter substrate-binding protein → MNARRTILFIGLVILLAVGLVACGAGEPELGTAENPIVMSFVPSGDTQDIIASGDTLATMLTEMTGLTVTANVGTDFSSVREAMCAGQAHIGWLNTFNYVLANEQCGVDAAMATSRFGASTYAGQIIVRADSGIETLADLNGKVMCWVDPASTSGYIIPRIMLAAEGIDPDTAFSQTIEAGSHNNVVTQVYNGDCDAGATFADARTGIEEEFPDVLEQVVVLATTSDIPNDSVSFVQDFPEEMRAEIVAALLEISASAEGQEALNTLYNIEALVESNDAFYDTFRADLSRAGLNIEELAQ, encoded by the coding sequence ATGAACGCCCGTAGAACGATCCTTTTTATTGGCTTGGTAATCCTGCTGGCCGTGGGCCTGGTGGCCTGTGGCGCCGGTGAGCCTGAACTGGGCACAGCGGAGAACCCCATCGTCATGTCCTTCGTCCCGTCGGGGGACACCCAGGACATCATCGCCAGCGGCGATACGCTGGCGACCATGTTGACCGAAATGACCGGCCTCACGGTCACAGCCAACGTCGGCACCGATTTCTCGTCGGTCCGCGAGGCCATGTGCGCCGGGCAGGCCCATATCGGCTGGCTGAACACGTTCAACTACGTGCTGGCCAATGAGCAGTGCGGCGTCGATGCCGCCATGGCGACGTCACGCTTCGGCGCGTCCACCTACGCCGGGCAGATCATCGTCCGCGCCGACAGCGGCATCGAGACGCTGGCCGACCTGAACGGCAAGGTCATGTGCTGGGTCGACCCGGCCTCGACCTCCGGCTACATCATCCCGCGCATCATGCTGGCCGCCGAGGGCATCGACCCCGACACCGCCTTCAGCCAGACGATTGAGGCCGGCTCGCACAACAACGTCGTGACCCAGGTCTACAACGGCGATTGCGACGCCGGGGCCACCTTCGCCGACGCCCGCACCGGCATCGAGGAAGAGTTCCCCGACGTGCTGGAGCAGGTCGTCGTGCTGGCAACCACCAGCGACATCCCCAACGACAGTGTGTCCTTCGTCCAGGACTTCCCGGAGGAGATGCGCGCCGAGATCGTGGCCGCCCTGCTGGAGATCTCCGCCTCGGCCGAGGGGCAGGAAGCGCTCAATACCCTCTACAACATCGAGGCCCTGGTCGAATCGAACGACGCCTTCTATGACACCTTCCGGGCGGACCTGAGCCGCGCCGGACTCAATATCGAAGAACTGGCCCAATAG